DNA sequence from the Uloborus diversus isolate 005 chromosome 1, Udiv.v.3.1, whole genome shotgun sequence genome:
gggggggggggtttgtccccaaatccccccccccccttagctacgcccctggtgcTGCAGTTCGCGTATCAACTAaacgttcattttaataataatgcctCCGAAGAGGCCGCAcagccaagttttcaaaaaagaatacgcaaagctgttctcaattttaaaagaattgaggAAGTCGGAAAGACATGCACACTTTGGGGTCGTTCCAGACACAAATTGggtccgctttgcggccccttcacaaatttacgcatcgtaaaagcggccccattcacaaaattccacattcaaaagcagctcattcacaaaataaatatacaaacaacaTAATAGGGTAAATCTGgagctatcattttttttccaaccggAAAGCTATTGGACcagcagctacgtgtgaaacatagtcgccatatttggtcattcacgggatggaatcagacaagatgcttaagtgcttaaaattctaagaacaaagcagaattgtatttttagacttatttatgcgtatgtattgcacttatgtcaggtagtgttattacatgtttttaatcaaatagtagtgcagtcgaacctgtttatctcgaacctgcctatctcgaaaacctctctgtgtcgaagtttttcattttccctgcacataaagtattaattcaatgttttcccccatgtttgtcttgaatgaaattttctgaaaacctgcaTAACTCGAATTTCGACttaagtgtctttcttgaattccatCCACAACAATCTTTATTGACTGGAATTTGGAGACAGAAAGcacttttcttaatattagcagtcacataatcctccagaattaaaactttatgtacaaaaagcaagttttccagcaattaaatCCATTctgaaactgagaggaaggggacattgttgattagtaaaattgctcccaaagttttactttcgagtcattgctccaattacttatttttagaacttttttcaaaacttctgtaTCTTGAAgcctccatatctcgaatttttcttatgtgccgtaaaattcgagatagacaggttcgactgtattgcatttaaaaaaaaaatgtcctactgGCCTGCCTCGTTATAAAAATTCCTGTAtgtcctcttttttttattttcaaaatgttcctatattatttcgaaaaattcctatattgtttgcaaaaaattcctatattttccatcgaattcctatatttttttcagaaaattcctatattttctatccaattcctatatttttttcagaaaattcctatattttcctatatttttgttggcaaatgtcacttctatccctgctggttcaagtcaaaatgtatcattatgcctattaattctaaagaggctgccttaagtgctgaactaAGTGCCCTTTCCCCATTCCAAATATTTgggtaaataatattattcaatggataaaaaggaTCAGTTTCACAGGTGATAAATTAATTGAATCATTATTATAGTtgattaacgaattatcttcacgaatTTAGCAGCTGGCAACTATTGCTTTTTGGTGtttccctgggtttaactatgagtggtcctcccaaagtcctctttttgatcctaactggtcctccttagtcccctttttgattgaaaatggtcctcttttacccttttctgaagctaaaatgtgttgggagccctgattgaataattgaaaaaagtcgaaaaagtgacgtCCCTTTAAGTACCTGCCCTGAAAGTTTATCTCAAATAATCTTTTATTTAGCATTCTGTAATTTAATCGAAGAACAGTGTCAAGTTTTATCCTTCTCTATTTTCATCTCGTTTGAAAACTTTCCGCCTgcccataaataatgtcacactctTTTCTGGCTTTTCTCTATTGCAGATTTTAACATACATATGATATAACTAGAGATGCCCGCACTCCcaagtgcaataaaaaaaaaaaaaaaaaaaaaaaaaatcccctcaaCTCCCTATTAAGcgactaaaattatgtttaaatcaCTTCTTTGTGAATTTTAATGGTATATTCCGTCTCATGACCCCCCTCGCCCCATCCTCTAAATGGGCACACTTGCTTTAACTataataatttcaataacttgcaGGAATACTTGCCTTTCATGGAGTTCGATGGCTTTTCTCTATTGCAGATCTCGATAAACAAATGATGTAGCTGCTATTGACCATCCTCCCCAAGTGCGATGGCACCACAAAATTTTATCGAGCTCCCACCCCCCTCAAAAAATGCGACCCCCAGATTAATAATTTCATTAGTATAGCCTGTCTCATGCCCCCTCCTCCGATGACCACTGTTTTAGCTATTGTTGTTAAATAAATTGGCGGAATATTTACCTTTCAAGATGCCCGATGGTTTTTCTCTATTGCAGatcttaaacgagctgatgtgtgcctcacatgacttctttttactccaatttgatgtcattttgccattattggtaattttaatgtgattcaatagtttactctctaaatatcaccaacagtggccaaattaaaaccagatttttaaaaaaaaattgccaaatttgtcgccaatttggcgacaaagcttggcgaccaaaagactggcgatacatcgccaagtgtccgctaaattgtaacaccacttgagtttacatcgaaattaacaatgttttccctccaaaagggggcaaaagacccccttaaaaacacccgaatgcaaccaaaaggggaggtgcacaactagaccccactaggagtctacgtactaaatttcaactttctaggacatactgttcttgagttatgcgacatacatacgcatatccgcacatacgtacatacagatgtcacgagaaaactcgttgtaactaactcgggaatcgtcaaaatggatatttcgcgtgtctatacgttcttaggcacttatccacgtgtggtcgagtcgaaaaaaaaaactcaacattcattcgggggtgagcaaaatggaaattaaggtcgatttttgagtgaaaattctttcgcgaatacaatgcttccttttttgtaaaaggaagtaaaaacagatgATATAAATAGGGTTGACTATCCCCCAGGGTGCGATGGTACACCTCAATTtaactgagccccccccccccaaaaaaaaaaaaaaacttgacccCTGGTGAAGAGatgaaaaaccaaaataacttgTCTAAAAATGTCAATTGTTATAGTCTGACAGATTCTAATGGGCAGATGATATAGTTATCTGTGTCCATCCTCTTCATGATGCCCCTTCCCGCCCTAGTCGCACAAGATTTTACCAAGCACTTCTCTCCCTAAAAAAAACGCGATCTCctattaaaaaagttcttttaaacaATCTTCTCTAAAAACTTCTTGGGTATAATCTCCCTCATGACCCTTCCTCCTGCATGGGCACCCGTGCTGTAgctattatcattaaaataaattactgaaatatttattcaccaagatagCCGATGGCTGTTCTGTACTTCAGctactttacttttttaatatgcactgcatttatattgtttttaacaCCCCATCCGCAGTATGATGTTGAATTGACCAATCGATACATCGAAAATATCTATCTGGAGTGTTGGAGTATAGCAATACAATGGAcgtcggttaattgaatcagtggttagttgaatcaaccgttttaataaaagtcaaaaaaagaacaaaatccatgtttattgaatttgccgctttttggaatcaaaactgttcagaacaaacgtgattcatataaatgGCGGCCACTGtgttaaaattctgatatcggcCCAGCCCTTgaatcacacttcttgttacccccctcccttccccttgtcacacTGTCACGACCCCTTCCCCTCCAAAGTGTAACGTCAGATCCCTAAGCCTTGTTGTTCCTTTCTTCTTTGGCTGTGTACTTTTAAATGTTAAACTGAAGGTTTTAAgattaattgcttttaaaaattgcatgttaatttttttaatgacagtTTACCATGTTATACTAAATTAAAATAACGCTGagttatatatatttaataacttttttcaaaacacaGGAGGGAAAAGACAGTGTTCTTAATTTGATGCATTAAGTTAACGTTGAAAACATACATCTTTTATGGAAGTTTTGCtcatcactttttttcttttcttttcagggacttatcaaaatttcatttagtaCGCACGAAAATCTGCATACAATTGCACTTGCTGACATTTTCTCACACttgaaaaatataacagttttaAACATGGAAGACACTTGTAATGACGatgctttgaaaaatattgcgAAGTATTGCCCTCATTTGGTTGAACTGAATATTGCAGATAGTCCTATCACAAAGGAAGGATTTAGCAAATATTTGTGCCAGAAGAACGAGAGAAATGAAGTTCCAAATTTGAATCTTCGAAGGTTGAACCTTGACGGAACGGAAGTTGACGACGACGTAACCAAATTGATTCTTACGAGTTTTCCTCATTTGGAACTGCTGGAAGCCCCCTGTATGCCTTGTGTTTTGCATGAAATGCACGACAAAGACGTTGATCAGAACAATATTGctaatttgaagaaatacaaGTTAATTCATTTAGATGCAATAATGTGTACACATTTAGCATCTTCCCCTCAACTTTTGAAAGTGTATGCGTCAGTTTGCCCTGATGTGAGAATTTTAACACTTATTGTCGTTAATCCTGAGCAATTAAATACATTGACAACTTTTACTAAATTAGAAAATGTGAATTTGGAATCCGATGAGAGTTTTCCGCTACCAGTTGCAAATAGTTTCCTTAGCAGCAGAGGTGCTGGATTAACAGTCTTAAAGCTCAATGGGTTTTCTATTTCTGTTGAAGTGTTAATAAATAGTTGCCCACGTTTGGAAGAGCTTTGTTTAAAAGATACATTTTTCCAACCTGTTGCTGAAACTagtaaaaaagaattgaaattcttgaaaaaaatttatttagaagGTGCTGTTTTCATTGACGTAGCAACATCAACATCTCTTTCCACCCTTATTTCATCTACTCGTAAGTTGGAGAAAATTTGCATTTCCTGTTGCGGGCATTTCACAGATGAgtttaaagaagcaataaaatacTGCTGTATTAATTGCCCTCTTCGAAAAGTATACTTCTATCACTCAGAGAGCGACTTACCCATGCTGCAATCAATACTCCTTTCTTCTCGCTCGTTGAAGGTACTTCGTGTTGTGAATTCTTCGCTTGGCTTTCAAAATTTGAAGCCAGAGGATGTCGAATTGTTGACTGCTATTGCCTCTAGTTTGAAGAATAAGCcggaatttgattttgaaaatacagAGAGCGACTTTAATTCCGATGATGATTTTCATGACATCTTAGATCTCTATGATGTATTCGATGACTATGATGCTTACGGTGATGATTCTGGTGATTATGACgattatgatgatgatgatgattttgatGACGACGACTTTTGATATGCGTCATGGGTCATTTTGACGTTTCCTGATAAACATTTATGTT
Encoded proteins:
- the LOC129224082 gene encoding uncharacterized protein LOC129224082 isoform X3, whose amino-acid sequence is MCASHDFFLLQFDVILPLLGLIKISFSTHENLHTIALADIFSHLKNITVLNMEDTCNDDALKNIAKYCPHLVELNIADSPITKEGFSKYLCQKNERNEVPNLNLRRLNLDGTEVDDDVTKLILTSFPHLELLEAPCMPCVLHEMHDKDVDQNNIANLKKYKLIHLDAIMCTHLASSPQLLKVYASVCPDVRILTLIVVNPEQLNTLTTFTKLENVNLESDESFPLPVANSFLSSRGAGLTVLKLNGFSISVEVLINSCPRLEELCLKDTFFQPVAETSKKELKFLKKIYLEGAVFIDVATSTSLSTLISSTRKLEKICISCCGHFTDEFKEAIKYCCINCPLRKVYFYHSESDLPMLQSILLSSRSLKVLRVVNSSLGFQNLKPEDVELLTAIASSLKNKPEFDFENTESDFNSDDDFHDILDLYDVFDDYDAYGDDSGDYDDYDDDDDFDDDDF
- the LOC129224082 gene encoding uncharacterized protein LOC129224082 isoform X1, which encodes MDFVELLTLQNRCLKVIIGELDRFCHVFNTTKDATLKRNFEFLQRCYSNEILQVLSGANAVEKEYFPLLINKYLKEFNLSILDGVDGETVTRMIAEIGEGLIKISFSTHENLHTIALADIFSHLKNITVLNMEDTCNDDALKNIAKYCPHLVELNIADSPITKEGFSKYLCQKNERNEVPNLNLRRLNLDGTEVDDDVTKLILTSFPHLELLEAPCMPCVLHEMHDKDVDQNNIANLKKYKLIHLDAIMCTHLASSPQLLKVYASVCPDVRILTLIVVNPEQLNTLTTFTKLENVNLESDESFPLPVANSFLSSRGAGLTVLKLNGFSISVEVLINSCPRLEELCLKDTFFQPVAETSKKELKFLKKIYLEGAVFIDVATSTSLSTLISSTRKLEKICISCCGHFTDEFKEAIKYCCINCPLRKVYFYHSESDLPMLQSILLSSRSLKVLRVVNSSLGFQNLKPEDVELLTAIASSLKNKPEFDFENTESDFNSDDDFHDILDLYDVFDDYDAYGDDSGDYDDYDDDDDFDDDDF